The following nucleotide sequence is from Xenorhabdus nematophila ATCC 19061.
ATGGCCCACATGATTCCTCCTTACTTAATATAGGCGCAATCCTATATAGATTCAAACCTATAATCAAGAAAAATCGACGACTGGGGTTTGATCCAAGCGAGCAGGTGTAAACAAGAAAACTTTCACATGTGAAAGTCTTGCAAGGCGTCTTTTTATTGTTTACAGTATCATAAAATGAATCTGTAAAGGTGCGCGATGAATGTGCTTCCAACGAAAAGCTGGCCTTGGGCGTTATAACTCAACCAGACCTGAATGGCTGGCGGCGTACCGAAACGCAAGATGTATGAGAAACTCAGGTAAAGAGCCTGATGCTTCTCTTTCCGGGATAGCTTGGAAGGCGCAACTCATTGTTGCCCACGAAAGAGACAGAATTGACAACCTGGCAGTCCCTTTGGAAGCCAGATTGATAGCAAAGAACCTCATCAACGAGATTCTTGCTGAGGAGAACTGATGGACGAAAAAATCACCTACGAAGAAATGATTGAACAACTCGATCAGAAAGGCATCCGCGTTACCAATGGTGCGCGACGGCTTTATGTCGCGTTGAACAATGGAGTAAAAGCTGAGGTGCTGGGTAACTGCGGTCCCGCGACAATCAGCTTGGTTGACGGAATAATTGTTGTGGAAGAGCAAACTCTCCACTAAGGGCAGCAGTATGGGCAAAAAAGTACATATCATTTGCGGAAAGTGTGGCAGTGACGAGATGAACTTTGTCATCAATGAACACTGTCCAGACGATCCACAGAATGTTGCCAGTATGTCCTGCTCAAACTGTTGCGAACTGACAGGCATAGCCGAGTGGTCGGAATTTAATGGCCGGGAGTTGAAAGGTGAAGCAGTCGCCCTATCAGCATCGGCAAGCGTGAATGCTCTTCTGGGATTGCTTCGCCAGGCGATGGACAGCGTTGAGTATCGCCTCTATGGCGGGGACATGTCATTGAGCGGTTATGATGCTGCCGAACTGATAGACCTCCAGGAGCGAGCAGAAAAGGCCTTATCTGCTCTTCGGAGTGATCAGCATGAGTGATTTATACGAACCGCTTGAGTTTGTGTTCTGTGGATTTAGGAAAGGGGACGCTGGGCTCTTTATCTCGGTAGCCACTTTGCGCGATGGTGTTTTAGGCCGTGAGATGTATTTTTCAAAAGCCAAAAGCAAAAGGCGCTGGGTTGTCGGTGGCATTTACTCAGGGGCCTCGTTTTCAGACAGCGGAGCAAAGGGTCTGGATGATGCTCGTTACGTTAAAGCATGGGAAGTGCAGGGCGACAAGATAGAGTGGCAAGCAAAAAGCGAGCAAGCCGAAGCCTTGGCGCGGAGCGAGAAACTTGAAGCCGACGATAGGAAGCGCAATGAACTCGAAGAGGTGATGTTACCCATCAGGAAGCAATATGGGGCATTAACAAAACGTCGTGATAGAGCAGGGGCCGCAGCTCTTGAAGAAGCTGTCCTGAGAGCGCTGAGAGCGCCCATCAGGAAGGCTGAGGAGAAATAACCGTGGAGCCAGTCTTAGCTAAAGCATTCGCCGGTTTTAAAGTCGTAGCTGTACGTGCCCATCAGATTGGCTTTGCGGCTTTTCTTGCCATTAGTGTTTGCTGGAGCTGGTGCTTTAGGGGTAGCAAGTACGCCATAGAACAGGATGCCATCCAGTTGCTGGAAGGAGGAACTACAGTGACCAAAGATCGTCTGAATTAACCAGACTAAGGCGTCAGCATAAGCTAGTTTGCTCTGTCATCGCAGCCGTACTCATCTGTGCAGGTATATATGGGATCGTTGCACGTTTGGGCTTCATCCTGATGGCACCATTTTTTGTTATCGCCTTAGGTGTGCTGGTCGATGCGTTTCTGCCAAAGGTAAGTTGGTTCTTCTGTGTGCGGGACGTGAGAGACATCTTTGGGTGGAGAAAACGATGATTGTGAAAAGTGTTTTTGTATGGTTGAAGGCCGGGGCAATACTGGCTTTCTTGTTCATCGGCATTATTGGTGCTGCTAACAGGGTTTATTGGGTCAACAGCGAAGGTCTGAGCCAAGGTGCGATGTCATCCGCATTGGTTATAGAAAAGTTTGGCCTAGATCTCGGTGAAATGTGCCGTTATGACAAACCACAGCATGTCGAGTTCAAAGTCCTTTATGACCAGACAATCCAGTTTCGCTGCTCCTGGTTTGAAGGTGGTGGGTTAACCTTGTGGCCTTTTTACACCGAGCATAACGTAAATAGTGCCGAAGCAACCTCTGTGTTCAATGGTATCTTCCAGAGTATGGAGGGACATGATGAGTAACCAGTTAGAGCTCTTCCATGTCCAAGAAGCGTATGCCAAGGCGGACAAACCTTTATCCAATGACGAACTCTACGATTCAGTGGCGGAGCTCGCAGGGATTCCTAAAAGCGCTCTGAATGAACAAAGTGAAATTGGCAAGGCAAAGGTCAAGCGAAGCAAGCTGAAAAGGCAGATCCGCTGGTATCAGCAAACCCTCAAGTCGATGAACCTTCTCCAAAAGGTAGACGGCGAGCGGGGTGTCTGGGAGCTATCAAGCAAAACCAAGAAGGGCCTGCATGAGGCTCTTGGCGGCGTTCGACTTGTCGCCTATTCAACAAATCTTGGGCTGGCAGTGTGGTCAAACAACAAGAGCTTTTTCTCTGACCTCGATGAGCCGGTTCATCTGTGTGTTACATCGCCGCCGTTCCCGCTCCGGATACAGCGTGGCTATGGAAACGTTGATGAAGCCAAATGGGTGGATTTCATTACTCAGGCGCTCGAACCGATAGTCAAGAACCTTGTGCCTAGTGGAAGCGTTGTGCTGAATGTCAGCAATGACATCTTCGAGGCCAAGAGCCCCTCCAGATCTCTCTACGTTGAGAGAATGGTGCTGGCGCTCCATGACCGGCTCGGGCTGTCTCTCATGGATAGATGGCCGTGGATCAACCTGTCCAAACCACCAAGTCCTACCCAATGGGCTTGTGTGAACCGTTACCAGTTGTGTTCCGGGTGGGAGCCTGTTTATTGGTTTACCAACGACCCTGATAGGGTGCGCTCTGACAACAGAAGGGTCTTGATCCCTCATACAGAGAAACATCAGAAGTTGATGGCCCAAGGCGGTGATAGCAGGGTGGTAAGTTACGGTGACGGGGCCTATCGACTGAGAGGGAACGCATTTTCTAATGTCACGGAAGGGCGGATACCGAAAAACGTTATCCAGCGCGGCCACCGTTGTGCGGATACGCTGGAGCTTCGGAGGATCGCTAAAGAACTGGGATTGCCGCCGCACCCGGCCATGTTCCCAACAGACATTCCTGAGATGGCTATCCGCTTCCTGACAGAAGAGGGGGACCTGATTGTTGATCCGTTCAGTGGATCGAATAAGAGCGGGTTGGCCGCAGAAAGGAATAACCGGCGTTGGATCGCTTGTGACATCATTCTGGAGTACATTCGCACCCAGGCGGAAATGTTCACCGGCTTTGATGGATTTTGGATGAACCCAGCAATAGGAATGGTAGGAACTGGAGTAGGGCAATATTCATGAAGCGTGATTTATTAGAATCAATAGGGCTAGATGCTAGTCCCTTAGAATTGGCGGCCAAAGCTGTGCTTCGTGAAGAGTTAGACCGTGTAGAGGTTCATCCTTGTGATGAAGGTGATGATGTGGTTGCAGCCAGGCATTTAACACAAGAAATGAAAATTTTGCTATCCGCTCTCACGGGCTATAAATTGTCGAACTAGCTTAGTTGATATTATTTAATAACAAAAAGAGGTTTGTATGAACGTAACAAAAGTCCTTCTCATTGCATTGATTGCTTCTGTATCAGCATTGCTCACGCTTTGGGTGGCGGGAGGTTTGACTATGAGCGGTTGGTATATTCCAATTGTTTTTTTAGTAATAGCTAGTGTCATTTCTGACAGGATAGGCTTGGGTTCTATATCTGAGTTTTTAAAATCTAAATAATTGGCTCAGGGATACGGGCGCAAAGGGAAATCGTATGTCAGCACAGCAATTGGCAGCTTTACTGGATCAACCACTTTGGAAAATTGAGCGAGCTCTGGCGGCGCTACGAGCCAAAGGCCTTATTGAAACCAACAAGTAAGGAATCCGCAAAATGATTCTGAGTTTTCTGGATTTCTTAATGATAGCGCTCATCGTTCGTGGACCTGAGTTGCTGCGCCTGTTTGTGGAAGTTTCGCAGTTCGGTTGTAGGTTTGATAAGGCGCAGTACGCGCTTGCCTGTGATGACCATGCAAATTTTCACTACAAAGAGAAGCCTTGCGTTTGGTTTAGAGCAAAGCTGGCAGTAAAAGCATTTGTTCTAAATAAGTAACAGGATACCGAATTTTGAAAATGGCATAGAGTCTACTGGCTGACAGAAACGCTGTCATGTGTAATGGCTCAGCCCGGAACGAGGCTCTGCACTGCCAAGCAGTTATCCCAGCAATTGCACGGACAGTACAAACATTGTAAAAACG
It contains:
- a CDS encoding DNA-methyltransferase — its product is MSNQLELFHVQEAYAKADKPLSNDELYDSVAELAGIPKSALNEQSEIGKAKVKRSKLKRQIRWYQQTLKSMNLLQKVDGERGVWELSSKTKKGLHEALGGVRLVAYSTNLGLAVWSNNKSFFSDLDEPVHLCVTSPPFPLRIQRGYGNVDEAKWVDFITQALEPIVKNLVPSGSVVLNVSNDIFEAKSPSRSLYVERMVLALHDRLGLSLMDRWPWINLSKPPSPTQWACVNRYQLCSGWEPVYWFTNDPDRVRSDNRRVLIPHTEKHQKLMAQGGDSRVVSYGDGAYRLRGNAFSNVTEGRIPKNVIQRGHRCADTLELRRIAKELGLPPHPAMFPTDIPEMAIRFLTEEGDLIVDPFSGSNKSGLAAERNNRRWIACDIILEYIRTQAEMFTGFDGFWMNPAIGMVGTGVGQYS